A region from the Micrococcus cohnii genome encodes:
- a CDS encoding GNAT family N-acetyltransferase encodes MTSAPPESAAPRRPRVHIVSLRRTGASETAVQRVAGVLAEAFSTDPFTTALLPDGRHVDRLTGKFTGMIRDLLGPDDDGRDKGAVDVALDPQDGSVLGVALWDRPGHSEPNWKDRLGTVQSYVRTHGLKAWDALRTTAACDKVRPSEPHWYLMELGTTPAARGRGVGSSLVNYRLRHARRDRVGVYLESSTRDNVPFYEKLGFEEVGMIETKGTNDLTAMWQQEG; translated from the coding sequence ATGACTTCCGCCCCGCCCGAGTCCGCCGCCCCTCGTCGCCCCCGCGTGCACATCGTCTCCCTGAGGCGCACCGGGGCCTCCGAGACGGCGGTGCAGCGGGTCGCCGGGGTGCTCGCCGAAGCGTTCTCGACCGATCCCTTCACGACGGCCCTGCTGCCGGACGGCCGGCACGTCGACCGGTTGACGGGGAAGTTCACGGGCATGATCCGCGATCTGCTCGGCCCCGATGACGACGGCCGGGACAAGGGTGCGGTCGACGTCGCGCTCGATCCGCAGGACGGCTCGGTGCTCGGCGTCGCCCTGTGGGACCGTCCCGGCCACTCCGAGCCGAACTGGAAGGACCGCCTCGGCACCGTCCAGTCCTATGTGCGCACGCACGGCCTCAAGGCGTGGGACGCGCTGCGCACCACGGCCGCATGCGACAAGGTGCGGCCCTCTGAGCCGCACTGGTACCTGATGGAACTAGGCACCACCCCGGCCGCGCGGGGCCGCGGCGTGGGCTCGTCGCTGGTGAACTACCGCCTGCGCCACGCCCGTCGTGACCGGGTCGGCGTCTACCTCGAATCCTCGACGCGGGACAACGTGCCCTTCTACGAGAAGCTCGGCTTCGAGGAGGTCGGCATGATCGAGACGAAGGGCACCAACGACCTGACCGCCATGTGGCAGCAGGAGGGCTGA
- a CDS encoding GNAT family N-acetyltransferase, which translates to MTRQAAADGARRGVEASDLPAEITQEQAQAVIDADLKTGRTPRIGFYEVPVLREGGLTLVPATGEHAEVLRTLMHDRDVMLLTGSIQNSARADRLANGEEEKEIAPAQLEEIYEDWSIAEDRAVWVIQERGRVVGEILLLDLDHKNLACGMRLWIAGETDRGLGPRAIELALAHAFDTVGLHRVALEVYDHNPRAKHVYEKLGFVLEGTLRDSLRLDEGWVDLHMMSMLRPEWEARRDR; encoded by the coding sequence GTGACCCGTCAGGCCGCCGCCGACGGCGCCCGGCGGGGCGTCGAGGCGTCGGACCTGCCCGCGGAGATCACCCAGGAGCAGGCCCAGGCGGTCATCGACGCAGACCTGAAGACCGGCCGCACCCCGCGGATCGGCTTCTATGAGGTGCCCGTCCTGCGCGAGGGCGGGCTGACCCTCGTCCCGGCCACCGGGGAGCACGCCGAGGTGCTGCGCACCCTCATGCACGACCGTGACGTCATGCTGCTGACCGGCAGCATCCAGAACAGTGCGCGCGCCGACCGCCTCGCCAACGGCGAGGAGGAGAAGGAGATCGCGCCGGCGCAGCTCGAGGAGATCTACGAGGACTGGTCCATCGCGGAGGACCGCGCGGTGTGGGTCATCCAGGAGCGCGGGCGTGTGGTCGGCGAGATCCTGCTGCTGGATCTGGACCACAAGAACCTCGCGTGCGGGATGCGCCTGTGGATCGCGGGCGAGACGGACCGCGGGCTCGGCCCCCGCGCCATCGAGCTCGCGCTGGCCCACGCCTTCGACACGGTCGGCCTGCACCGCGTGGCCCTCGAGGTGTACGACCACAACCCCCGGGCCAAGCACGTGTACGAGAAGCTCGGATTCGTGCTCGAGGGCACGCTGCGGGACTCCCTCCGCCTCGACGAGGGCTGGGTGGACCTGCACATGATGTCGATGCTGCGGCCCGAGTGGGAGGCACGGCGCGATCGGTGA
- a CDS encoding sensor histidine kinase, with protein MSSVPPEPTAWRTRRRRQPHSLEKKLVGGLIMITLVVVAAHGLLSQHLMSTSITLRTEQTLNDAWQRAQWQISAQAGGSVSMGAPLTARGADLLLPSSKGHDAGTLVGLLPLEGKSSSPGADAWQLPVEAFIVDEHGDQRDLDDDERHALYSAIAGGDPETPTRLEVHDESYLVRWGGLDLDTRYAAPDALLVVGVSAGRDAAIEELSRQWLIGMVIAMVLVLAGGARWWVRRSLRGLATVTQQAEAVARLPMARGTVDLREHRIPEGVATGSGEIGVMGEALNTMIDSVDDALVEREETDRRLRRFVADASHELRTPLASMRGYADMLALTEPLTPKGQESLARVRAQTDRMSALVEDMLLLARLDRIAMSDSPTTADTGERVRVDVGELVLEAVQDARAASPEHRWKVDVGDEVLETGAEVLADRSQLERVLANLLSNAAKHTPAGTNVTVHVDRDALEPCEDRECPAVRIVVHDDGHGIPEEVMPRLFDRFVRGSAGRTSTEGSTGLGLSIVKAVIQAHGGRIQVSSVPGDTRFVAVLPACE; from the coding sequence ATGTCATCCGTCCCGCCTGAGCCGACGGCCTGGCGCACGAGGCGCCGCCGGCAGCCGCACTCGCTGGAGAAGAAGCTCGTCGGCGGTCTGATCATGATCACGCTGGTCGTCGTGGCGGCCCACGGGCTGCTCTCCCAGCACCTGATGTCCACCTCGATCACGCTGCGCACCGAGCAGACGCTGAACGACGCGTGGCAGCGTGCGCAGTGGCAGATCTCCGCGCAGGCCGGCGGGTCGGTCTCCATGGGCGCCCCGCTGACCGCCCGCGGCGCCGACCTGCTGCTGCCCAGCTCGAAGGGGCACGACGCGGGCACCCTGGTCGGCCTGCTGCCGCTCGAAGGCAAATCCTCGTCCCCGGGGGCGGACGCGTGGCAGCTGCCGGTCGAGGCGTTCATTGTCGACGAGCACGGAGACCAGCGGGACCTCGACGACGACGAGCGCCACGCTCTGTACTCGGCGATCGCCGGCGGCGACCCGGAGACTCCGACCCGCCTCGAGGTGCACGACGAGTCCTATCTGGTGCGCTGGGGAGGCCTCGACCTGGACACGCGGTACGCCGCGCCCGACGCCCTGCTGGTGGTCGGCGTCTCGGCGGGACGCGACGCGGCGATCGAAGAGCTCTCGCGTCAGTGGCTGATCGGCATGGTGATCGCGATGGTCCTCGTGCTCGCCGGCGGGGCACGCTGGTGGGTTCGGCGCAGCCTGCGCGGGCTGGCCACCGTCACACAGCAGGCGGAGGCGGTAGCTCGCCTGCCGATGGCGCGGGGGACGGTGGATCTGCGCGAGCACCGCATCCCCGAGGGGGTCGCCACCGGCTCGGGCGAGATCGGCGTGATGGGCGAGGCGCTGAACACCATGATCGACTCGGTCGACGACGCCCTGGTCGAGCGTGAGGAGACCGATCGGCGACTGCGTCGGTTCGTGGCGGACGCTTCGCATGAGCTGCGCACGCCCCTGGCCTCGATGCGCGGGTATGCGGACATGCTCGCCCTCACCGAACCGCTGACGCCGAAGGGTCAGGAGTCGTTGGCGCGCGTGCGTGCGCAGACCGATCGGATGTCCGCCCTGGTCGAGGACATGCTGCTGCTGGCCCGGCTCGACCGGATCGCCATGAGTGATTCGCCTACCACGGCGGACACGGGTGAGCGGGTGCGTGTCGATGTGGGCGAGCTCGTGCTCGAGGCCGTGCAGGACGCCCGGGCAGCTTCGCCGGAGCACCGCTGGAAGGTCGACGTGGGCGACGAGGTCCTCGAGACCGGCGCCGAGGTGCTCGCGGACCGGTCCCAGCTGGAGCGAGTGCTCGCGAACCTGCTGTCCAACGCGGCCAAGCACACACCGGCCGGCACGAACGTCACGGTGCACGTCGACCGGGACGCGCTCGAGCCGTGCGAGGACCGCGAGTGCCCCGCGGTGCGGATCGTCGTGCATGACGACGGCCACGGCATTCCGGAAGAGGTGATGCCCCGGCTGTTCGACCGCTTCGTGCGCGGCAGCGCGGGCCGGACGTCGACGGAGGGCTCCACGGGCCTGGGACTGTCGATCGTGAAGGCCGTGATCCAGGCGCACGGCGGCCGCATCCAGGTCAGCTCCGTTCCGGGGGACACGCGGTTCGTGGCGGTGCTGCCCGCCTGCGAGTAG
- a CDS encoding LysE family transporter, with translation MTIFASGFFTYLALVVAIGAQTLFLLRQVVRGDRVLLSLGICFVADMALIIGGVLGLGALTERVPWLVTALTVAGVAYLLWFAASSFRSAWKGETTLTSAATDAAEHDPAAAPDAVDLGLMTGELPVIDGEMLRQYRAREAAPEPMMSARGGPGVEPGAGRSGTDRDGADRGVAVKSRVRRASPRTSRAERREPVTRMGMPMTPVGKIWALCLSVSLLNPHAILDTVVMLPTIAYTYGEGMATFMIGSMVASAVWFVVLGWGGTKLAPLMNTPRMWRIVDTIVGVLMVGIAVKIGLGLL, from the coding sequence GTGACAATCTTCGCCTCCGGTTTCTTCACGTACCTCGCCCTCGTCGTCGCCATCGGCGCGCAGACCCTGTTCCTGCTGCGCCAGGTGGTGCGCGGCGATCGCGTGCTGCTCTCGCTCGGCATCTGCTTCGTGGCGGACATGGCGTTGATCATCGGCGGCGTCCTCGGCCTCGGTGCGCTCACCGAGCGGGTGCCGTGGCTCGTCACCGCCCTGACGGTCGCGGGCGTCGCCTATCTGCTGTGGTTCGCCGCGTCCTCGTTCCGCTCCGCCTGGAAGGGGGAGACGACGCTGACCTCGGCCGCCACGGACGCCGCCGAGCACGACCCCGCGGCCGCGCCTGACGCCGTCGACCTCGGCCTGATGACCGGCGAGCTGCCCGTGATCGACGGGGAGATGCTGCGCCAGTACCGGGCTCGCGAGGCCGCGCCCGAGCCCATGATGAGCGCACGTGGCGGCCCCGGCGTGGAGCCGGGCGCGGGCCGGAGCGGCACAGATCGGGATGGGGCCGATCGTGGCGTGGCCGTGAAGTCCCGGGTGCGACGGGCTTCGCCGCGGACGTCCCGGGCCGAGCGTCGAGAGCCGGTGACCCGCATGGGCATGCCGATGACCCCCGTCGGCAAGATCTGGGCGCTGTGTCTGTCGGTGTCGCTGCTGAACCCGCACGCGATCCTCGACACCGTCGTGATGCTGCCCACCATCGCCTACACCTACGGCGAGGGCATGGCCACGTTCATGATCGGCTCGATGGTCGCCTCGGCCGTGTGGTTCGTCGTGCTCGGGTGGGGCGGAACGAAACTGGCGCCGCTGATGAACACCCCGCGCATGTGGCGCATCGTGGACACGATCGTCGGGGTGCTCATGGTGGGGATCGCCGTGAAGATCGGCCTCGGCCTGCTCTGA
- a CDS encoding LysR family transcriptional regulator ArgP has translation MNSDHLRALAAAVDHGTFDAAADSLRISGSAFSQRIRALERHIGQPLLRRTVPVSATDAGEHLLRLARQSIALEDETLSALGVGRTGRTPMPVAVNADSLETWFLGVLQRAATWDDVALTVHAEDQAHTATLLREGTVMGAVTATPEPVSGCVAVPLGTMRYHPVATRFLAELHADSLGRPDLTRMPVVNYGPRDSLQHRVLAHAALGSPPHHVIPSVAGYLHAVTRGLGWGMLPASQISDTVAAGTHPDLMVLPTLDSVDVPLFWQRWSSGPGSLDRLTEAVLSCADAMR, from the coding sequence ATGAACTCGGACCATCTGCGCGCCCTCGCCGCGGCCGTCGACCACGGCACCTTCGACGCCGCGGCGGACTCCTTGCGCATCTCCGGTTCCGCGTTCTCCCAACGCATCCGTGCCCTCGAACGGCACATCGGCCAGCCCCTGCTGCGCCGCACGGTGCCCGTTTCGGCCACCGACGCTGGCGAACATCTGCTGCGCCTGGCCCGACAGTCGATCGCCCTGGAGGACGAGACGCTGTCCGCGCTCGGCGTGGGCCGCACCGGGCGCACGCCGATGCCGGTCGCCGTCAACGCTGATTCCCTCGAGACCTGGTTCCTGGGCGTGCTGCAGCGCGCCGCCACCTGGGACGACGTCGCGCTCACCGTGCATGCCGAGGACCAGGCCCACACCGCCACGCTGCTGCGTGAGGGCACCGTCATGGGCGCGGTGACGGCGACCCCGGAGCCGGTCTCCGGCTGCGTCGCCGTGCCGCTGGGGACGATGCGCTACCACCCGGTGGCCACGCGATTCCTCGCCGAACTGCACGCGGACTCGCTGGGCCGCCCAGACCTGACTCGCATGCCGGTGGTGAATTACGGACCGCGCGACTCGCTGCAGCACCGCGTGCTCGCCCACGCGGCGCTGGGCTCGCCGCCGCACCACGTGATCCCGTCCGTCGCCGGCTACCTGCACGCCGTGACCCGCGGCCTGGGCTGGGGCATGCTCCCGGCCTCGCAGATCTCGGACACCGTCGCCGCGGGCACCCACCCGGACCTGATGGTGCTGCCCACGCTGGATTCCGTCGATGTGCCGCTGTTCTGGCAGCGCTGGAGCTCCGGGCCCGGCTCGCTCGATCGGCTGACCGAGGCCGTGCTCTCCTGCGCCGACGCGATGCGCTGA
- a CDS encoding 4a-hydroxytetrahydrobiopterin dehydratase — protein sequence MTDQHEHQNVPAAEATASVTALRELAARPADEALDEAAVSAAFAADAEAHAWAVVQGRLTAAFATGDFVTALRLANQVGEAAEAADHHPDLEIGYGRLGVSLHSHDVNALTSRDVRLARTVSQLAAGLGLDAA from the coding sequence ATGACTGACCAGCATGAGCATCAGAACGTCCCCGCCGCCGAGGCGACCGCCTCCGTCACCGCCCTGCGCGAGCTCGCCGCCCGTCCTGCCGATGAGGCTCTCGACGAGGCGGCCGTGAGTGCCGCCTTCGCCGCCGATGCCGAGGCCCACGCCTGGGCCGTCGTCCAGGGGCGCCTCACCGCCGCCTTCGCGACCGGAGACTTCGTCACCGCGCTGCGGCTGGCGAATCAGGTGGGCGAGGCCGCCGAGGCCGCCGATCATCACCCCGACCTCGAGATCGGCTACGGCCGGCTCGGCGTCTCGCTGCACAGCCACGACGTGAACGCCCTGACCTCGCGGGACGTGCGCCTGGCACGGACGGTCTCGCAGCTGGCCGCGGGCCTGGGGCTCGACGCCGCCTGA
- a CDS encoding Pr6Pr family membrane protein produces the protein MNVTTPRVSLPAALRSLIRRSQQTTPVRAVPLARAAWLGAGTLPLLGCLTSFSIGASKATTPIPGVSYRGGFEAGWRHAVNQPAYFTWMSNALVAATSLTLAARREAPSADSFWAARTAGLGSVMITGIVYNSVLRGAEQGTALYRFNDTVQHIVNPVLAPLVWALFDPRGQITGRRVRLGAAIPLAWATMTMARGPRIDWYPYPFLDVARLGRRTVGLTLSGILAVFLSMTASLGLLDRRLAG, from the coding sequence ATGAACGTCACCACCCCCCGCGTCAGCCTGCCCGCTGCGCTGCGCTCGCTCATCCGACGCTCGCAGCAGACCACCCCGGTCCGGGCGGTGCCTCTGGCGCGCGCCGCCTGGCTCGGCGCCGGCACCCTGCCGCTGCTGGGCTGCCTGACCTCGTTCTCGATCGGCGCGTCCAAGGCGACCACCCCGATCCCCGGCGTCTCCTACCGCGGCGGCTTCGAGGCCGGCTGGCGGCATGCGGTGAATCAGCCCGCGTACTTCACCTGGATGTCCAATGCGCTCGTCGCCGCGACGTCCCTGACGCTCGCCGCCCGGCGTGAGGCGCCGTCGGCGGACTCGTTCTGGGCCGCCCGCACGGCGGGCCTGGGCTCGGTCATGATCACGGGCATCGTCTACAACTCGGTGCTGCGCGGCGCCGAGCAGGGGACCGCGCTGTATCGGTTCAACGACACCGTGCAGCACATCGTGAACCCCGTCCTGGCGCCGCTGGTGTGGGCCCTGTTCGACCCGCGCGGGCAGATCACCGGCCGCCGTGTCCGCCTCGGCGCCGCGATCCCGCTGGCCTGGGCGACGATGACGATGGCCCGCGGTCCGCGCATCGACTGGTACCCGTACCCGTTCCTCGACGTCGCCCGCCTCGGCCGCCGGACGGTCGGGCTGACCCTCTCCGGAATCCTCGCGGTGTTCCTCTCCATGACCGCGAGCCTCGGTCTGCTCGACCGCCGCCTGGCCGGCTGA
- a CDS encoding ubiquinone/menaquinone biosynthesis methyltransferase: MNQHQQNPLSSSTANRTERGTASSRATDEHGARVASMFDAIASRYDLMNAVMTWGQEPRFVRHTVTRANIPDGARVLDLATGTGDIAREVLRQHPDAQVVGADIAAEMMQVGRAREHGDRIEWVEADAMDLPFEDESFDAITHGYLLRNVADIPATLAEQFRVLRPGGWVAMLETSPAPKNIVRPFSTAYIKHVVPAIARLIADDPDAYEYLSASSRAFKTPAEVESLLSARGFLNIGHETHLFGTLAIHWAMKPVSA; this comes from the coding sequence GTGAATCAGCACCAGCAGAACCCCCTGTCCTCGTCCACCGCGAACCGGACCGAGCGCGGGACGGCATCGTCGCGGGCCACGGATGAGCACGGGGCGCGCGTCGCGTCGATGTTCGACGCGATCGCGAGCCGCTACGACCTGATGAACGCCGTCATGACCTGGGGGCAGGAGCCGAGGTTCGTCCGGCACACGGTGACCCGGGCGAACATCCCCGACGGTGCGCGAGTGCTGGACCTGGCCACCGGCACCGGCGACATCGCCCGCGAGGTCCTGCGTCAGCACCCCGACGCGCAGGTCGTCGGAGCGGACATCGCCGCCGAGATGATGCAGGTCGGTCGCGCCCGGGAGCACGGGGACCGCATCGAGTGGGTCGAGGCCGACGCGATGGACCTGCCCTTCGAGGATGAGTCCTTCGACGCGATCACTCACGGCTACCTGTTGCGCAACGTGGCGGACATCCCGGCGACGCTGGCCGAGCAGTTCCGCGTGCTGCGCCCCGGCGGCTGGGTCGCGATGCTCGAGACCTCGCCCGCCCCGAAGAACATCGTCAGGCCGTTCTCGACGGCATACATCAAGCACGTCGTACCCGCGATCGCGCGCCTCATCGCGGACGACCCGGACGCGTACGAGTACCTCAGCGCGTCCTCGAGGGCCTTCAAGACCCCGGCTGAGGTAGAGTCCCTGCTGTCTGCTCGCGGCTTCCTGAACATTGGCCATGAGACGCATTTGTTCGGCACACTTGCGATCCACTGGGCCATGAAGCCGGTCTCCGCCTGA
- a CDS encoding SDR family oxidoreductase, with product MSRILLIGGHGKVALQAAPLLTEAGHEVTSVIRNPEHTHDVEATGATALVLDVEHADETRLAEAMTGMDAVVFSAGAGAGSAPERTRAVDHDAAIASMRAAADAGVRRYVMVSYLGASLKHGVPADDPFHTYAQAKAEADEHLRGTDLDWTILGPALLTDAEPTGRVTVDPTPAEQGGPAAETSRGNVARAIVTALAEPATVRRQIEFVDGQTPLAQAFGGSR from the coding sequence ATGTCCCGCATTCTGCTGATCGGCGGTCACGGCAAGGTGGCGCTGCAGGCCGCCCCACTGCTGACCGAGGCCGGCCACGAGGTCACCTCGGTGATCCGCAACCCGGAGCACACCCATGACGTGGAGGCCACGGGCGCCACCGCGCTCGTGCTGGACGTCGAGCACGCCGACGAGACACGCCTGGCCGAGGCGATGACCGGCATGGACGCCGTCGTGTTCTCCGCCGGCGCCGGCGCCGGCAGCGCGCCCGAGCGGACCCGTGCGGTGGACCACGACGCGGCGATCGCCTCGATGCGCGCCGCCGCGGACGCGGGCGTGCGCCGCTACGTGATGGTGTCCTACCTGGGCGCCTCCCTGAAGCACGGGGTCCCCGCCGACGACCCGTTCCACACCTACGCCCAGGCGAAGGCCGAGGCGGACGAGCACCTGCGGGGCACGGACCTGGACTGGACGATCCTGGGCCCGGCCCTGCTGACCGACGCCGAGCCCACCGGGCGGGTCACGGTGGACCCGACCCCCGCCGAGCAGGGCGGCCCGGCGGCCGAGACCTCGCGCGGCAACGTGGCGCGGGCGATCGTCACGGCGCTGGCCGAGCCGGCCACGGTGCGCCGCCAGATCGAATTCGTCGACGGGCAGACTCCGCTCGCGCAGGCCTTCGGCGGCTCCCGGTGA
- the glsA gene encoding glutaminase A, whose amino-acid sequence MRHPVPDYLHSLLESLESVREGEVAQYIPTLATAEPDRFGVALATVTGRLHSAGDDQTEFTIQSISKPFSYAAALSDRGVDAVDEMVGLNPSGEAFNELSLEEDSHRPDNAMINAGALATHQLLVGPYAGRQERIDRFVDLMSLLAGRSLRIDRESYEAEMDTADRNLALGHMLRSHGIIHDRAEDVVAGYIAQCSVLVTVRDLAVMGACLASGGVHPISGERVLPSLVTRQVMSVMSSSGMYDAAGEWLANVGIPAKSGVAGGLLGALPGQVGIGVFSPRLDEHGNSVRGVEVCRRMSEDLRLHIMEADALGATVVRFVRREGACMHLHLQGVIRFGGAEAVLAAMEGLGTGEHRPEDWEWDATAYPDGDDCAVEVEAGVERPAAAEVGDGDDEIAEIVLNLERVDRITPVGRRLIWEGVRRLEADGVTVTLQDPDAVLEA is encoded by the coding sequence ATGCGCCACCCCGTCCCGGACTATCTGCACAGCCTGCTCGAGAGCCTCGAGTCGGTGCGCGAGGGCGAGGTCGCCCAGTACATTCCCACGCTCGCCACCGCCGAGCCTGACCGCTTCGGCGTCGCCCTGGCCACCGTGACCGGTCGCCTGCACTCGGCGGGAGACGACCAGACCGAGTTCACCATTCAGTCGATCTCCAAACCGTTCTCCTATGCGGCCGCGCTCTCCGATCGCGGCGTCGACGCGGTGGACGAGATGGTCGGCCTGAACCCCTCCGGCGAGGCGTTCAACGAGCTCTCCCTCGAAGAGGACTCGCACCGTCCCGACAACGCGATGATCAATGCGGGGGCCCTGGCCACGCATCAGCTGCTCGTCGGCCCGTATGCCGGGCGGCAGGAGCGGATCGACCGGTTCGTCGACCTGATGAGCCTGCTGGCCGGCCGCTCACTGCGCATCGACCGGGAGTCCTACGAGGCCGAGATGGACACCGCGGACCGCAACCTCGCGCTCGGCCACATGCTGCGCAGCCACGGGATCATCCACGACCGCGCCGAGGACGTCGTCGCCGGCTACATCGCGCAGTGCTCGGTGCTCGTCACTGTGCGCGATCTCGCCGTGATGGGTGCGTGCCTGGCTTCCGGCGGGGTCCACCCGATCTCGGGCGAGCGCGTGCTGCCCTCGCTCGTGACCCGCCAGGTGATGTCCGTGATGTCGTCGTCGGGCATGTACGACGCGGCCGGCGAGTGGCTGGCCAATGTCGGGATCCCCGCGAAGTCCGGCGTCGCCGGCGGTCTGCTCGGCGCGCTGCCCGGACAGGTCGGCATCGGTGTGTTCTCGCCGCGGCTGGATGAGCACGGCAACTCGGTGCGCGGCGTCGAGGTCTGCCGCCGCATGTCTGAGGACCTGCGCCTGCACATCATGGAGGCCGACGCGCTCGGCGCGACCGTCGTGCGCTTCGTGCGTCGCGAGGGCGCCTGCATGCACCTGCATCTGCAGGGCGTGATCCGTTTCGGCGGGGCCGAGGCCGTGCTCGCCGCCATGGAGGGCCTGGGCACCGGCGAGCACCGTCCGGAGGACTGGGAGTGGGACGCCACCGCCTACCCCGATGGGGACGACTGCGCCGTCGAGGTCGAGGCCGGGGTCGAGCGCCCCGCCGCGGCCGAGGTGGGAGACGGCGACGACGAGATCGCCGAGATCGTGCTCAATCTCGAGCGGGTCGACCGGATCACGCCGGTCGGGCGGCGGCTCATCTGGGAGGGTGTGCGCCGCCTCGAGGCCGACGGGGTCACCGTGACCCTGCAGGATCCCGACGCCGTGCTGGAGGCCTGA
- a CDS encoding response regulator transcription factor has translation MSDTSSISAPSSLADLKEVLPKITHPDGRPVRALVVDDEPMIADLISMGLSMCGWEVLVAHDGESAVEKGREQRPDVAVLDIMLPGIDGLEVLERLRAHWNDLPAMFLTAKDAADDRIAGLAAGGDDYVTKPFAMEEVLIRLHRLVQRSGLLAEDSETLVVGDLVMNTRTREVTRGGDPIDLTATQFKLLRYMMVNVRTVLSKAQLLDQVWGFDFGGRANIVELYISYLRKKIDADRAPMIHTVRGAGYVIRPA, from the coding sequence GTGAGCGATACCTCGAGCATCAGCGCTCCATCGTCCCTGGCGGACCTCAAGGAGGTGCTGCCCAAGATCACCCACCCGGACGGGCGGCCGGTGCGCGCACTCGTCGTCGACGACGAGCCGATGATCGCCGATCTGATCTCCATGGGCCTGTCCATGTGCGGCTGGGAGGTCCTCGTCGCGCACGACGGGGAGAGCGCCGTGGAGAAAGGCCGCGAACAGCGGCCGGACGTGGCCGTGCTGGACATCATGCTCCCGGGCATCGACGGGCTCGAGGTGCTGGAGCGGCTCCGCGCGCACTGGAACGACCTGCCGGCGATGTTCCTGACCGCCAAGGACGCCGCGGACGACCGGATCGCCGGCCTGGCCGCCGGCGGCGACGACTACGTCACGAAGCCCTTCGCCATGGAAGAGGTGCTGATCCGCCTGCACCGCCTCGTGCAGCGCTCCGGCCTGCTCGCCGAGGACTCCGAGACCCTCGTGGTCGGTGATCTGGTGATGAACACGCGCACCCGCGAGGTCACCCGCGGCGGCGACCCGATCGATCTCACCGCGACGCAGTTCAAGCTGCTGCGGTACATGATGGTCAACGTGCGCACCGTGCTCTCGAAGGCCCAGCTGCTGGACCAGGTGTGGGGCTTCGACTTCGGCGGGCGTGCCAACATCGTCGAGCTGTACATCTCCTACCTGCGCAAGAAGATCGACGCCGATCGCGCGCCCATGATCCACACCGTCCGCGGCGCGGGGTATGTCATCCGTCCCGCCTGA
- a CDS encoding GTP pyrophosphokinase, which yields MNEHPGPDLPDRGEAAEHELTPPPSGQASVGAALESFRGTAVADLSRLPSDVAEALERMRVDFEQFDLEYRSALSEVETRLEVLRDEYLHLHDHNPIEHIVTRVKSAQSILRKAARRGLPFDLEVLRREITDIAGARVVLSFTEDVYRVFELFTSQPDIHLLQVKDYIDEPKPSGYRSLHVIVAVPVHFSTGTQEVTVEVQFRTIAMDFWASLEHKIHYKFDGDVPAEIAAELNEAATAAAAMDARMEHLHRQVRAHSAPE from the coding sequence ATGAACGAGCACCCCGGCCCCGACCTCCCCGATCGCGGGGAGGCCGCTGAACACGAGCTGACACCCCCTCCTTCGGGTCAAGCATCGGTCGGCGCGGCGCTCGAGTCCTTCCGCGGCACCGCGGTCGCCGATCTGTCGAGACTGCCCTCGGACGTCGCGGAGGCTCTGGAACGGATGCGCGTGGACTTCGAGCAGTTCGACCTCGAGTACCGCTCAGCGCTCTCCGAGGTCGAGACGCGCCTGGAGGTGCTGCGCGACGAGTACCTGCACCTGCACGACCACAACCCGATCGAGCACATCGTCACGCGCGTGAAGTCCGCGCAGTCGATCCTGCGCAAAGCCGCCCGGCGCGGCCTGCCCTTCGACCTCGAGGTGCTGCGCCGCGAGATCACGGACATCGCCGGAGCCCGGGTCGTGCTCTCCTTCACCGAGGACGTCTACCGAGTGTTCGAGCTGTTCACGAGCCAGCCGGACATCCACCTGCTGCAGGTCAAGGACTACATCGACGAGCCCAAGCCGAGCGGATATCGGAGCCTGCACGTGATCGTCGCCGTGCCCGTGCACTTCTCGACCGGCACCCAGGAGGTGACCGTCGAGGTGCAGTTCCGCACGATCGCGATGGACTTCTGGGCCTCGCTCGAACACAAGATCCACTACAAGTTCGACGGCGACGTGCCCGCCGAGATCGCCGCGGAGCTCAACGAGGCGGCGACGGCCGCCGCCGCCATGGACGCCCGCATGGAACACCTGCACCGCCAGGTGCGGGCGCACTCGGCGCCGGAGTGA